In one window of Deinobacterium chartae DNA:
- a CDS encoding cation diffusion facilitator family transporter — MAIRAALLSLCVGALVLALKFGAYRLTGSVALYSDALESIINVAAAAAALIALAVARRPADANHPYGHSKAEYFSAVLEGVLIVLASLSILREAVSAFREPRALEDLGLGLGLSVVASVINGLLAAYLARLGRSMRSPALQADAKHIWSDVVTSLGVLVGVGLAGLTGWSLLDPLLAGLVALNILRVGWELVRESLGGLMDQSLSADILERVRDAVAVHGAGALEAHDLRTRSAGNAVFIEFHLVVPGEMTVAEAHHICDRLEEAIKAVVENSDVMIHVEPEYKAKHKGIVVI; from the coding sequence GTGGCAATTCGTGCAGCCCTGCTCAGTCTTTGCGTCGGCGCACTCGTGCTGGCTCTCAAATTCGGCGCGTACCGGCTGACCGGCTCGGTCGCCCTGTACTCAGATGCGCTGGAATCCATCATCAACGTTGCGGCTGCCGCTGCCGCGCTGATCGCCCTGGCGGTCGCGCGCCGTCCGGCCGATGCCAACCATCCCTACGGCCATTCCAAGGCCGAATACTTCTCGGCCGTCCTCGAGGGCGTGCTGATCGTGCTCGCCTCGCTCTCGATCCTGCGCGAGGCGGTCTCCGCCTTCCGCGAACCGCGCGCCCTCGAGGACCTGGGGCTGGGCCTGGGTCTGTCGGTCGTGGCCTCGGTCATCAACGGCCTGCTGGCCGCTTACCTCGCCCGGCTGGGCCGCAGCATGCGCTCCCCGGCGCTGCAGGCCGACGCCAAGCACATCTGGTCCGACGTGGTGACCTCGCTGGGCGTGCTGGTCGGTGTGGGCCTGGCCGGGCTCACCGGCTGGAGCCTTCTCGACCCGTTGCTGGCCGGACTCGTTGCCCTCAACATCTTGCGGGTCGGCTGGGAACTGGTGCGCGAGTCGCTGGGCGGGCTGATGGACCAGTCGCTGTCGGCGGACATCCTCGAGCGGGTTCGTGACGCCGTGGCCGTGCACGGTGCGGGCGCCCTCGAGGCCCATGACCTGCGGACCCGTTCCGCCGGGAACGCGGTGTTCATCGAGTTCCACCTTGTCGTACCCGGCGAGATGACCGTTGCCGAAGCGCACCATATCTGCGACCGCCTCGAGGAGGCGATCAAGGCGGTGGTGGAGAACAGCGATGTGATGATTCACGTGGAGCCCGAGTACAAGGCCAAGCACAAGGGCATCGTGGTGATTTAG
- a CDS encoding ATP-binding cassette domain-containing protein, whose translation MSILFSDVAASFGERPLFENVTFELHPGDQVALIGRNGSGKTTLLRLAAGLLSPDRGSVHTVGRVVYLAQHAQIEANSLLEAVTPAELALARAELARAEAALSDPSPEHLEAYAAAEERFRLAGGWDFEPRAREVLAGLGLEAEHPASGLSGGQQRRVMLARLLLSPADTYLLDEPTNHLDWASLEWLERWIREQSATFLIVSHDRSFLDATAQRVLELERGSLHEYPGNYSAAMALRRTLRAAQQRDYQAFARKAAALEAEARAAGSAARSAGQFNHRRAGNQSLLLAKNKAESVSNTLARKARALEKRLERMREDAPEKPFEDMLRLHVPLGEVPHGPNDVLRLENLGVARGGRTLLRGLNLSVRRGDRLALLGENGSGKSSLLSVLLGHTPAAEGEVRRGVGLELYWAGQHGEELLNLTTLEDALRSANPALARHDLYALLAALDLPRDPQLEIARLSGGQRTRLSLARLGITRAHLLVLDEPTNHLDPEAIDTLEAFLADYPGTVIFASHDRRLVQRVATRRLWLESGEWRLEE comes from the coding sequence GTGTCTATCCTGTTTTCCGATGTCGCCGCCAGCTTCGGCGAGCGGCCGCTCTTTGAGAACGTCACCTTCGAACTGCACCCCGGCGACCAAGTCGCGCTGATCGGACGCAACGGCAGCGGCAAGACCACCCTGCTGCGGCTGGCCGCCGGCCTGCTCAGCCCTGACCGCGGCAGCGTCCACACCGTGGGCCGCGTTGTCTACCTGGCGCAGCACGCCCAGATCGAAGCCAACAGCCTGCTCGAGGCCGTCACGCCCGCCGAACTGGCCTTGGCCCGCGCCGAACTCGCCCGCGCCGAGGCCGCCCTGAGCGACCCCAGCCCCGAGCACCTCGAGGCCTACGCCGCCGCCGAGGAGCGCTTTCGCCTGGCGGGCGGCTGGGACTTTGAGCCGCGCGCCCGTGAGGTGCTGGCCGGACTCGGCCTCGAGGCCGAGCACCCGGCCAGCGGGCTCTCGGGCGGTCAGCAACGGCGGGTCATGCTGGCCCGGCTGCTGCTCTCCCCTGCGGATACCTACCTGCTCGACGAGCCCACCAACCACCTCGACTGGGCCAGCCTGGAGTGGCTGGAACGCTGGATCCGCGAGCAGAGTGCCACGTTCCTGATCGTCTCGCACGACCGCAGTTTTCTGGACGCGACCGCGCAGCGGGTACTGGAGCTCGAGCGCGGGTCGCTGCACGAATACCCCGGCAACTACAGCGCGGCGATGGCCTTACGGCGCACGCTGCGGGCGGCGCAGCAGCGCGACTACCAGGCTTTCGCCCGCAAGGCGGCAGCCCTCGAGGCCGAGGCGCGCGCGGCAGGCAGTGCCGCGCGCTCGGCCGGACAGTTCAACCACAGGCGGGCCGGCAACCAGTCGCTGCTGCTCGCCAAGAACAAGGCCGAGAGCGTCTCGAACACGCTGGCGCGCAAGGCGAGGGCCCTCGAGAAACGCCTGGAGCGCATGCGCGAAGACGCCCCGGAAAAGCCTTTCGAGGACATGCTGCGCCTGCACGTCCCGCTGGGCGAGGTGCCACACGGCCCCAACGACGTGCTGCGCCTCGAGAACCTCGGCGTGGCGCGCGGCGGGCGCACGCTGCTGCGCGGGCTGAACCTCAGCGTGCGGCGCGGCGACCGTTTGGCCCTCCTGGGCGAAAACGGCAGCGGCAAGAGCAGCCTGCTGTCGGTGCTGCTGGGGCACACCCCAGCGGCGGAGGGCGAGGTGCGCCGGGGCGTGGGCCTCGAGCTGTACTGGGCGGGCCAGCACGGCGAGGAACTCCTGAACCTCACGACCCTCGAAGACGCCCTGCGTTCGGCCAACCCCGCGCTGGCCCGCCACGATCTGTACGCGCTGCTGGCCGCGCTGGACCTGCCGCGCGACCCGCAGCTGGAGATAGCGCGGCTCTCGGGCGGGCAGCGCACCCGCCTGAGCCTGGCGCGGCTGGGGATCACCCGCGCGCACCTGCTCGTGCTCGACGAACCCACCAACCACCTTGACCCGGAGGCCATCGATACTCTCGAGGCTTTCTTGGCGGATTACCCCGGTACGGTGATCTTCGCCTCGCACGACCGGCGGCTGGTGCAGCGGGTGGCAACGCGGCGGCTGTGGCTGGAGTCGGGCGAGTGGAGGCTCGAGGAATGA
- a CDS encoding alpha/beta fold hydrolase, which produces MTARTLDLEGARMYLEEAGQGEAVVLLHAGVADSRMWDPQFEPLSRSYRTVRYDRRGFGRTRTVTTPFSHRSDLGALLDRLGIARAHLVGCSQGARIALDFALEAAERVRSLTLISPALGGFRATGPCPRQVPDLEAADAADDVALFNELEVQVWADGPYRDAQQVDPAYRALVADMNRITLELPPPGPEQDLERPAAGRLGELRCPVLIVCGTLDQPRALEAAQFLRAGVPQAGYAELEAAHLPSLERPEAFTSLLLEFLNDH; this is translated from the coding sequence GTGACGGCCCGCACGCTCGACCTCGAGGGAGCTCGCATGTACCTCGAGGAGGCCGGGCAGGGCGAGGCGGTGGTGCTGCTGCACGCGGGCGTCGCGGACTCCCGCATGTGGGACCCGCAGTTCGAGCCGCTCTCCCGGTCGTACCGCACGGTGCGCTACGACCGGCGTGGCTTTGGGCGTACCCGCACGGTAACAACGCCGTTCTCGCACCGCAGCGATCTGGGCGCGCTGCTCGACCGCCTGGGAATCGCGCGTGCCCATCTGGTCGGCTGCTCGCAGGGCGCACGCATCGCGCTGGACTTCGCCCTCGAGGCAGCGGAGCGGGTGCGCTCGCTGACCCTGATCTCTCCGGCGCTGGGCGGCTTTCGGGCCACAGGCCCCTGTCCGCGCCAAGTCCCTGACCTCGAGGCCGCCGACGCGGCCGACGACGTGGCGCTGTTCAACGAGCTCGAGGTGCAGGTCTGGGCGGACGGACCCTACCGCGACGCGCAGCAGGTGGACCCGGCCTACCGCGCCCTGGTGGCCGACATGAACCGCATCACCCTCGAGTTGCCCCCGCCGGGTCCCGAACAGGACCTTGAGAGGCCCGCCGCCGGGCGGTTGGGCGAGCTGCGCTGCCCGGTCCTGATCGTCTGCGGCACCCTCGACCAGCCGCGCGCCCTCGAGGCGGCCCAGTTTCTGCGCGCGGGCGTACCGCAAGCGGGCTACGCCGAGCTCGAGGCGGCGCACCTGCCGAGCCTCGAGCGGCCCGAGGCCTTCACCTCGCTGCTGCTCGAGTTCCTGAACGACCACTGA
- a CDS encoding tetratricopeptide repeat protein, whose protein sequence is MTLTFPRWLPLLLLPTLYFPVQHSLQDLRADPLEARAQAALETADFDGARQALRAAVQADPRDASLEVQLGRLARTAWIFLGDAGGKQEADAAFERAAQLSPHWTTPPYEHALMYAGSRQPEQALAYLDRALELDPNNAGFWLERGRILEALGRTADARAAYQRSQEIYPNPDAQAALNRLN, encoded by the coding sequence TTGACGCTTACCTTTCCCCGCTGGCTTCCGTTGCTGCTGCTACCCACACTGTACTTTCCGGTCCAGCACTCTCTGCAGGACCTGCGCGCCGACCCCCTCGAGGCCCGGGCGCAGGCGGCCCTCGAGACGGCGGACTTCGACGGGGCGCGCCAGGCCCTGCGCGCCGCCGTCCAGGCGGACCCGCGCGACGCCTCGCTCGAGGTGCAGCTTGGCCGCTTGGCGCGTACCGCCTGGATTTTCCTGGGGGACGCGGGCGGCAAACAGGAAGCGGACGCGGCCTTCGAGCGGGCAGCGCAGCTCAGCCCGCACTGGACCACCCCGCCGTACGAGCACGCCCTGATGTACGCCGGGTCCCGCCAGCCGGAACAGGCGCTCGCGTACCTGGACCGCGCGCTGGAACTGGACCCCAACAACGCCGGCTTCTGGCTGGAACGCGGCCGGATCCTCGAGGCACTGGGGCGCACGGCGGACGCACGCGCCGCCTACCAGCGCAGCCAGGAGATCTACCCCAACCCCGACGCGCAAGCGGCGCTCAACCGACTGAACTAA
- a CDS encoding P-loop NTPase, producing MMQPPQTTTPPHEELDLRRIFGVLRRYSLLIVTVTLGAAAGTYVVSRQQTPTFEAVSSVVAVRNETGNNLISNTLVTAPPLPQGAVDEAVHSSTVVQDILSRLESTLQDPVLLNTVRADLQAELARNSFERIQVKARLDPQQAGIYEIRASGETPAVAKALANAAVASLLQWDTDRATQRVSKARISLQEQLSALDLRLNQLRGANSQLDRQSLLQARSDVLQSLAQVAVLEKAATGTLTLVAEAVEPAQPVAPKPLRNAVLAGLLALLLSIGAVLLADALRRRITSEDDLTVFGLPVLGRLPRISPRSLRSGLLNSTQTGLMYEMVGFLRVNLLSQIQSQGVRRFAISSSRPSEGKSSVTAVLAQGLAASGKRVLIIDADLHRPSQQKLWDLHSRGRPWRVLPGARKDAEPARSLAAAVLNPHGAQALAVSQNVDLLPAAGNHKRDISQIIEHPDFQSLLDRWSAAYDVVLIDTPPILALSDTLTVARRTDGILMVVESGQTSLPELERAVSNARTAGSHLLGFVFNKVSRTENAYYAYTYGYHDSDPRDFSGSTEAAPPTAPNLGRSGD from the coding sequence ATGATGCAACCACCCCAGACCACTACACCACCGCATGAAGAACTCGATCTGCGCAGAATCTTTGGCGTATTACGCCGTTATTCCCTGCTGATCGTGACCGTCACCCTGGGGGCTGCGGCAGGGACCTATGTGGTCTCGCGGCAGCAGACCCCCACCTTTGAGGCCGTCAGCAGCGTCGTCGCCGTACGCAACGAGACCGGGAACAACCTGATTTCCAACACCCTGGTCACCGCCCCGCCACTGCCTCAGGGAGCGGTCGACGAGGCCGTTCACAGTTCGACGGTGGTGCAAGACATCCTGTCCCGGCTGGAGAGCACGCTTCAGGACCCGGTTCTGCTGAACACCGTTCGCGCTGATCTGCAGGCCGAATTGGCACGCAACAGCTTCGAGCGGATTCAGGTCAAGGCCCGCCTTGACCCCCAACAGGCCGGTATCTACGAGATCCGCGCCTCCGGGGAGACGCCTGCGGTGGCCAAGGCCCTGGCCAATGCTGCGGTCGCTTCCTTGTTGCAGTGGGATACCGACCGCGCCACCCAGCGCGTCTCCAAAGCCCGCATCTCGCTGCAGGAGCAGCTGTCTGCCCTTGACCTGCGACTGAACCAACTGCGCGGGGCGAACAGCCAGCTCGACCGCCAGTCGCTGCTCCAGGCCCGTAGCGACGTTCTGCAGAGCCTGGCGCAGGTGGCCGTGCTCGAGAAGGCCGCCACCGGCACCCTCACGCTGGTCGCCGAGGCCGTCGAGCCGGCCCAGCCGGTTGCACCCAAGCCGCTGCGCAACGCGGTGCTGGCCGGGCTGCTGGCCCTGCTGCTGTCTATCGGCGCCGTACTGCTCGCCGACGCCCTGCGCCGACGCATCACCTCCGAAGACGACCTCACGGTCTTCGGCCTGCCGGTCTTGGGACGGCTTCCCCGCATCAGCCCCCGCAGCCTGCGCAGCGGCCTGCTCAACAGCACACAGACCGGCCTGATGTACGAGATGGTTGGCTTCTTGCGGGTTAACCTGCTCTCGCAGATCCAAAGCCAGGGCGTGCGCCGTTTTGCCATCTCCTCCAGCCGCCCGAGCGAGGGCAAGAGCTCGGTGACCGCCGTGCTCGCCCAGGGTCTGGCCGCCAGCGGCAAGCGGGTCTTGATCATCGATGCCGACTTGCACCGCCCCTCGCAGCAGAAACTGTGGGACCTGCACAGCCGTGGCCGCCCCTGGCGCGTTCTTCCCGGTGCCCGCAAAGACGCCGAGCCGGCCCGCAGCTTGGCTGCCGCCGTGCTCAACCCCCACGGTGCCCAGGCCCTGGCCGTCAGCCAGAATGTCGACCTGCTGCCGGCAGCCGGTAACCACAAGCGGGATATCTCGCAGATCATCGAGCATCCGGACTTCCAGAGCCTGCTTGACCGCTGGAGCGCTGCTTACGACGTCGTACTGATCGATACCCCGCCGATCCTGGCCCTGTCCGATACCCTGACGGTCGCACGACGCACCGACGGTATCTTGATGGTCGTCGAGTCCGGTCAGACCAGTCTCCCCGAACTCGAACGTGCCGTATCCAACGCCCGTACTGCGGGCAGCCACCTGCTGGGATTCGTCTTCAACAAGGTGTCGCGCACCGAAAACGCCTACTACGCGTACACTTACGGCTACCACGACAGCGACCCGAGAGATTTCAGCGGGTCCACCGAGGCCGCTCCTCCGACTGCGCCAAACTTGGGCCGCAGCGGAGACTGA
- the chrA gene encoding chromate efflux transporter — MNEPNTLVRGRSGAGGFLEVLAAFFRLGLTSFGGPVAHLGYFREEFVVRRRWLDDAAYADLVALCQFLPGPASSQVGMALGLARAGLPGALAAWLGFTLPSAALMLLFALGVNAVGNLEESGWLHGLKVVAVAVVAQAVAGMWQGLISGRARAALALGSAAAVLLVPTGVMQIAALLLGGLIGWWLLPAAAVRGGALELRVSRRWGGALLTVFALLLLILPLLAPSSPVAALLDAFYRTGSLVFGGGHVVLPLLEAEMVPRGWVGPERFVAGYGAAQAVPGPLFTFAAYLGAVAQTGLSPLLGAAVALTGIFLPAFLLVVGALPFWNALRTRPAVQAALGGVNAAVVGILLAALYDPVFTSAITTAADLALALLLYAALVYGRVPPWAVVLLAAVVGWAWKLWV, encoded by the coding sequence GTGAATGAACCGAACACCCTGGTCCGAGGCCGTTCCGGTGCGGGCGGATTTCTCGAGGTCCTGGCGGCGTTTTTCCGCCTGGGCCTCACCTCCTTTGGTGGTCCGGTCGCGCACCTGGGGTATTTCCGTGAGGAGTTCGTGGTGCGGCGGCGCTGGCTCGATGATGCCGCGTACGCCGACCTGGTGGCGCTGTGCCAGTTCCTGCCCGGCCCGGCCTCCTCGCAGGTCGGAATGGCACTGGGCCTCGCCCGCGCCGGTCTGCCCGGGGCGCTCGCGGCGTGGCTGGGCTTTACCCTGCCCTCCGCCGCGCTGATGCTGCTGTTCGCGCTGGGGGTGAACGCGGTCGGGAACCTCGAGGAGAGCGGCTGGTTGCATGGCCTCAAGGTCGTGGCGGTGGCGGTGGTGGCGCAGGCGGTCGCGGGCATGTGGCAGGGCCTGATCTCCGGGCGTGCCCGCGCGGCCCTGGCACTCGGGAGTGCGGCGGCGGTCCTGCTGGTCCCGACCGGGGTGATGCAGATCGCCGCGCTGCTGCTCGGCGGCCTGATCGGCTGGTGGCTGCTGCCCGCTGCGGCAGTGCGCGGCGGCGCCCTCGAGCTGCGCGTGTCACGCCGCTGGGGAGGTGCCTTGCTGACCGTGTTCGCGCTGCTGCTGCTGATCTTGCCGCTGCTGGCCCCGAGCTCGCCGGTGGCAGCGCTGCTTGACGCTTTTTACCGGACCGGTTCGCTGGTATTCGGAGGCGGACACGTGGTTTTGCCCCTGCTCGAGGCCGAGATGGTGCCCAGGGGCTGGGTTGGCCCCGAGCGCTTCGTTGCCGGCTATGGCGCGGCTCAGGCCGTGCCGGGTCCGCTGTTCACCTTTGCCGCGTACCTGGGAGCGGTTGCCCAAACCGGGCTCTCCCCGCTGCTCGGAGCGGCCGTGGCGCTGACCGGGATTTTTCTACCGGCCTTCTTGCTGGTGGTGGGCGCTTTGCCGTTCTGGAACGCGCTGCGCACCCGTCCTGCGGTCCAGGCGGCGCTGGGCGGAGTAAACGCCGCCGTGGTCGGGATTCTGCTGGCCGCGCTGTACGATCCGGTTTTTACTTCGGCCATAACCACGGCTGCCGATCTGGCGTTGGCCCTGCTGCTGTACGCTGCGCTCGTTTACGGCCGGGTTCCGCCGTGGGCTGTGGTGCTGCTCGCTGCGGTGGTCGGCTGGGCGTGGAAGCTGTGGGTCTGA
- a CDS encoding RIO1 family regulatory kinase/ATPase: protein MARFDPEQTAERFRKTRHRPQGRRSVRELRLEDALPDGPRFDDPSLQSLHEQGHFDELLWQLKSGKEATVYVVDGPKGLLAAKIYSDMAVRSFKNDAAYRDGRFIGDARIEKAIEQRSRTGVNAQQALWIEEEYRQLCALHAAGVAVPRPVAREGRVILMEFIGDEDGPAPRLSDVRLSREEAESALEQATEAMAAMLRVGRVHGDYSTFNLLWQRGRVVVIDFPQVVEVEVNRQAAEILARDARSLAHSFGRFGLRVDPERLLRDVRRRARNA, encoded by the coding sequence ATGGCGCGCTTTGATCCCGAGCAGACCGCCGAACGCTTCCGCAAGACCCGCCACAGGCCGCAGGGCCGCCGCTCGGTGCGAGAGTTGCGTCTCGAAGACGCACTGCCCGACGGCCCCCGCTTCGATGATCCCAGCCTGCAGTCGCTGCACGAACAGGGCCACTTCGATGAACTGCTGTGGCAGCTCAAGAGCGGTAAAGAAGCCACCGTGTACGTCGTGGACGGTCCCAAGGGACTGCTGGCCGCCAAGATCTACTCGGACATGGCGGTGCGCTCGTTCAAGAACGACGCGGCCTACCGTGACGGGCGCTTTATCGGTGACGCGCGCATCGAGAAGGCCATCGAGCAGCGCTCGCGCACCGGCGTGAACGCCCAGCAGGCCCTGTGGATCGAGGAAGAGTACCGCCAGCTTTGTGCGCTGCACGCGGCGGGCGTGGCGGTTCCCCGGCCGGTCGCCCGCGAGGGCCGGGTCATCCTGATGGAGTTCATCGGAGACGAGGACGGTCCGGCTCCGCGTCTCTCGGACGTCCGCCTGAGCCGCGAGGAAGCCGAGTCGGCCCTCGAGCAGGCCACCGAGGCCATGGCCGCCATGCTGCGCGTCGGACGCGTGCACGGCGACTACTCGACGTTTAACCTGCTGTGGCAGCGCGGGCGGGTGGTGGTGATCGACTTCCCGCAGGTCGTGGAGGTCGAGGTCAACCGTCAGGCCGCCGAGATCCTGGCGCGCGACGCGCGCTCGCTGGCCCACTCGTTCGGGCGCTTCGGCCTGCGCGTGGACCCCGAACGGCTGCTGCGCGACGTGCGCCGCCGTGCGAGGAACGCGTGA